One stretch of Streptomyces sp. R21 DNA includes these proteins:
- a CDS encoding Fpg/Nei family DNA glycosylase, whose protein sequence is MPELPEVEALRDFLADHLVGHEVVRVLPVAISVLKTYDPPVTALEGRQVTAVRRYGKFLDIDADGLHFVTHLARAGWLHWKDRLPDGPPRPGKGPLALRVALETGEGFDLTEAGTQKRLAVYVVHDPGEIAGVARLGPDPLAADFDEARLARLLEGERRQLKGALRDQSLIAGVGNAYSDEILHAAKMSPFKLAATLTPEETHRLYEALRSTLTEAVERSHGLAAGRLKAEKKSGLRVHGRSGEPCPVCGDTIREVSFSDSSLQYCPSCQTGGKPLADRRMSKLLK, encoded by the coding sequence ATGCCGGAACTGCCCGAGGTGGAGGCGCTCAGGGACTTCCTGGCCGACCATCTCGTCGGCCACGAGGTCGTGCGGGTGCTGCCCGTCGCGATCAGCGTCCTGAAGACGTACGACCCGCCGGTGACCGCTCTGGAAGGCCGCCAGGTCACCGCCGTACGCCGGTACGGCAAGTTCCTCGACATCGACGCGGACGGCCTGCACTTCGTGACCCATCTGGCCCGCGCGGGCTGGCTGCACTGGAAGGACCGCCTGCCCGACGGCCCGCCCCGCCCCGGCAAGGGCCCGCTCGCCCTGCGCGTGGCGCTGGAGACCGGCGAGGGCTTCGACCTCACCGAGGCCGGCACCCAGAAGCGGCTCGCCGTGTACGTCGTCCATGACCCGGGCGAGATCGCGGGCGTGGCCCGCCTGGGCCCCGACCCGCTCGCCGCCGACTTCGACGAGGCCCGCCTCGCGCGGCTGCTGGAGGGCGAGCGCCGTCAGCTGAAGGGCGCGCTGCGCGACCAGAGCCTGATCGCGGGAGTGGGCAACGCCTACAGCGACGAGATCCTGCACGCCGCCAAGATGTCTCCCTTCAAGCTCGCCGCCACCCTGACCCCGGAGGAGACCCACCGCCTGTACGAGGCGCTGCGCTCCACGCTCACCGAGGCCGTCGAGCGCTCCCACGGGCTGGCCGCCGGCCGTCTGAAGGCGGAGAAGAAGAGCGGCCTGCGCGTGCACGGCCGCTCGGGCGAGCCCTGCCCGGTCTGCGGCGACACCATCCGCGAGGTCTCCTTCAGCGACTCCTCGCTGCAGTACTGCCCGTCCTGCCAGACGGGCGGCAAGCCGCTGGCGGACCGAAGAATGTCCAAGCTGCTGAAGTAG
- a CDS encoding SpoIIE family protein phosphatase, which translates to MVDRGASALSLPDDWPAHPDPILALNRMGSFDWDLDTGLMQMDAQAHEIFDVRPDEYDGRPETLAMRVPPGEAVRLDAMVSQALKDGSENYGAYFRIRCRDGSPRWTHTQGYIRRDEIGRPRRIIGIVRDATQELSESSARRERAAQDAVRRQQTSVVQITTAALAHARTVQDVIDVLDDTDGLTHLGATSLVMGLLEAGRIRMVAAGPADSYVPGTRVTRLDARFPMNEVVRTLAPHFIESPEEFAESYPDLWPHITDLNITSAAYMPLIAQARPIGAIGLLYNDRHGFSPEERNVLVALGSSIAQSLQRAMFYEQEKDLAQGLQQAMLPRTIPSVPGADVAVRYRSASLGRDIGGDWYDLIPLPGGRVGAVIGDVQGHDTHAAAVMGQLRIVLRAYAAEGHTPATVMARASVFLHELDTERFATCLYAEADLATGVMQLVRAGHIDPLVRLTDRTCRSIPVEGGLPLGLSAEFGRLEYPVTSVELDPGQTLLLCTDGLVEQPGADLDEGMHTLRDLIATGPDDVRDLADRLIDVAEERGGDDDVALLLLRRLGGAAEQSGGRLQQHVAPGDPEALTEARHMIRAAVRAWGAGERADEIELAADELITNALMHTEGSAIVTLRVLAGPARRLRVDVEDSSSALPRRREAGESGVSGRGLMLVDMLADVWGVEARGGGKCVWCEFGVPGRD; encoded by the coding sequence ATGGTTGATCGGGGAGCGAGCGCCCTGTCACTCCCGGACGACTGGCCGGCCCACCCGGATCCGATCCTGGCGCTCAACCGCATGGGCAGCTTCGACTGGGACCTGGACACCGGTCTGATGCAGATGGACGCCCAGGCCCACGAGATCTTCGACGTGCGCCCCGACGAATACGACGGCCGCCCCGAGACCCTGGCCATGCGCGTCCCCCCGGGCGAGGCCGTCCGCCTCGACGCCATGGTGTCCCAGGCTCTCAAGGACGGCAGCGAGAACTACGGCGCCTACTTCCGCATCCGCTGCCGCGACGGCTCCCCGCGCTGGACGCACACCCAGGGCTACATCCGCCGCGACGAGATCGGGCGCCCGCGCCGCATCATCGGGATCGTCCGGGACGCCACCCAGGAACTGAGCGAGAGCTCGGCGCGCCGCGAGCGCGCCGCCCAGGACGCCGTACGGCGCCAGCAGACGAGCGTCGTCCAGATCACCACCGCGGCCCTCGCGCACGCCCGGACCGTCCAGGACGTCATCGACGTCCTGGACGACACCGACGGACTCACCCACCTCGGCGCGACGAGCCTGGTCATGGGCCTGCTGGAGGCCGGACGCATCCGCATGGTCGCCGCGGGCCCCGCCGACAGCTACGTGCCCGGCACCCGCGTCACCCGCCTCGACGCGCGCTTCCCGATGAACGAGGTCGTCCGCACCCTCGCCCCGCACTTCATCGAGTCGCCGGAGGAGTTCGCCGAGTCCTACCCCGACCTGTGGCCGCACATCACCGACCTGAACATCACCTCGGCCGCGTACATGCCACTCATCGCCCAGGCCCGCCCCATCGGCGCGATCGGCCTGCTCTACAACGACCGGCACGGCTTCTCGCCGGAGGAGCGCAACGTCCTCGTAGCACTCGGCAGCAGCATCGCCCAGAGCCTCCAGCGCGCCATGTTCTACGAGCAGGAGAAGGACCTCGCCCAGGGCCTCCAGCAAGCCATGCTGCCTCGCACCATCCCCAGCGTGCCCGGCGCCGATGTCGCCGTCCGCTACCGCTCCGCCTCCCTCGGCCGGGACATCGGCGGCGACTGGTACGACCTGATCCCGCTGCCCGGCGGCCGCGTCGGCGCCGTCATCGGCGACGTCCAGGGCCACGACACCCATGCCGCCGCCGTCATGGGCCAGCTCCGCATCGTGCTGCGCGCCTACGCCGCCGAGGGCCACACCCCCGCCACCGTGATGGCCCGCGCCTCGGTCTTCCTGCACGAGCTAGACACCGAACGCTTCGCGACCTGCCTGTACGCGGAGGCCGACCTGGCCACCGGAGTGATGCAACTGGTCCGGGCCGGCCACATCGACCCGCTCGTACGGCTCACCGACCGGACCTGCCGCAGCATCCCCGTCGAGGGAGGCCTGCCGCTCGGGCTGTCCGCCGAGTTCGGCCGCCTCGAATACCCGGTCACCAGTGTCGAGCTGGACCCCGGCCAGACCCTGCTGCTGTGCACCGACGGCCTGGTGGAACAGCCCGGCGCCGACCTCGACGAAGGCATGCACACCCTGAGGGATCTCATCGCCACCGGCCCGGACGACGTGCGCGACCTCGCCGACCGGCTCATCGACGTGGCCGAGGAACGCGGCGGTGACGACGACGTCGCGCTGCTGCTCCTGCGCCGCCTAGGGGGCGCCGCCGAACAGTCCGGCGGCCGGCTCCAGCAGCACGTCGCTCCCGGAGACCCGGAGGCGCTCACCGAGGCCCGGCACATGATCCGCGCCGCCGTCCGCGCCTGGGGCGCCGGCGAGCGGGCCGACGAGATCGAACTGGCCGCCGACGAACTGATCACCAACGCCCTCATGCACACCGAGGGCTCCGCGATCGTCACCCTGCGGGTGCTCGCCGGCCCCGCCCGCCGACTGCGCGTCGACGTCGAGGACTCCTCCAGCGCCCTGCCGCGCCGCCGCGAGGCCGGGGAGTCGGGGGTCTCCGGGCGCGGACTGATGCTCGTCGACATGCTCGCCGACGTCTGGGGCGTGGAGGCGCGCGGCGGCGGCAAGTGCGTGTGGTGCGAGTTCGGCGTCCCGGGACGCGACTGA
- a CDS encoding GlxA family transcriptional regulator, which translates to MPTAGISRLFVVLLFDGVDLLDVTGPPEVFALLRRESGDATGCQVALAAETMDPVTTSAGVRVLPDITFEEAATRSIDTLMVPGSVAVDDQRCVQALADPGVVRWVKTLAGRSRRIASVCVGAHVLAAAGLLDGRRATTHWSTAQQLAADHPAVKVDADPIFIRDGHVWTGAGITACLDLSLALVAEDFGEAVALRVARQLVMYLKRPGGQSQFSVPLEPVSTSRRMDELRHHITQHLADQLTVADLAQQAHVSDRQLTRIFKTELGMTPAAYIESARVEAARNRLESTDDTLERVASACGFNTIDTLIRAFRRRLDTTPTEYRSRFRHFGH; encoded by the coding sequence ATGCCCACGGCCGGCATCAGCCGTCTCTTCGTCGTTCTCCTCTTCGACGGTGTCGACCTCCTCGATGTCACCGGCCCGCCCGAGGTGTTCGCGCTGCTCCGGCGCGAGTCGGGCGACGCCACCGGCTGCCAAGTGGCCCTGGCCGCCGAAACCATGGACCCCGTCACCACCTCGGCCGGGGTGCGCGTCCTCCCGGACATCACCTTCGAGGAGGCCGCCACGAGGAGCATCGACACGCTGATGGTCCCGGGATCGGTCGCGGTCGACGACCAGCGCTGCGTCCAGGCGCTCGCCGATCCCGGCGTGGTCCGCTGGGTGAAGACGCTCGCCGGCCGGAGTCGGCGCATCGCGTCCGTGTGCGTGGGAGCGCATGTCCTCGCCGCCGCCGGGCTGCTCGACGGCAGACGTGCCACCACCCACTGGTCGACGGCGCAGCAACTCGCCGCCGACCACCCCGCGGTCAAGGTAGACGCGGACCCCATCTTCATCCGCGACGGCCATGTCTGGACCGGCGCCGGCATCACCGCCTGCCTCGATCTGTCGCTCGCCCTGGTCGCCGAGGACTTCGGCGAGGCCGTGGCGCTGCGCGTCGCCCGGCAGCTGGTGATGTATCTGAAGCGGCCCGGCGGGCAGAGCCAGTTCAGCGTCCCGCTGGAGCCCGTATCGACCTCCCGGCGCATGGACGAACTACGGCACCACATCACGCAGCACCTCGCCGATCAGCTCACCGTGGCCGATCTCGCCCAGCAGGCCCACGTGAGCGATCGTCAGCTGACCCGGATCTTCAAGACGGAACTCGGCATGACCCCGGCCGCCTACATCGAGTCGGCCCGGGTCGAAGCGGCCCGGAACCGGCTCGAATCCACGGACGACACCCTCGAACGCGTGGCGTCCGCCTGCGGGTTCAACACGATCGACACGCTGATCCGCGCGTTCCGCCGCAGGCTCGACACGACGCCGACGGAGTACCGCAGCCGGTTCCGGCACTTCGGTCACTGA